In the Spirochaetia bacterium 38H-sp genome, GGTTTCTTCTTTCTCTGAGACTGTTCATCTTATAACCGGTGGTACTGATAAAAACTTGGATTTGTCTCCCTATATCAGACTAAAGGACAGGGGAAATAATATCTATCTTATAAGCGGCAGTGCAACAAACAGGTTGGTTCCTATTCTTATAAAACAGGGTATACAATTCAAAGGTCCTTTTATGAGTCTGGAAGATGCAATAGAAGCAGCTATCAGTCAGGCAAAAATAGGTGATGTGCTTTTGTTTTCTCCGGGGGCGGCATCTTTTGAAATGTTTAAGCATGAGTTTGACAGAGGCGATACTTTTAGAAAGCTTATACTAGAAAAATCAGTCTGATAAATCATTCCATAATCTGCTTATGTCATAGACCTCTATGTTGCCATCCAAAAAATCTGAAAACACAAGGAACTTGTCATCCGGAGATATGGCAAGCCCTGTAGGTTGGTTTCTTCCCCATACCCAATCCACAATGCTAAGGTCAGAAGTATCCAAGACATATACTCTGCCAAAATCAGGTCCTTTTTTTAGATAGGTTTCCGGATTGTTATGGCCTCTGGAAGATACAAATAGGAATTTCCCGTCGGAGGATATATCTATGGTATTGAGCTTAGGGCCTATGTATTTTTCTAGCAAAATTTTATCCGTCTTCAGTTCCAGCTTGGCTATTGTTCCTTTGTACATGTCGGATATGTAAGCAAATTCTCCATATCTGTCCATAACGATGTGTCTTCTTGCTCCAAATCCATTGTCTATAGTTTTTATGACTTCCTTTTTTTCTGTATCTATTTTTTCTATAAGTCCTTTCTCATAGTTGCATACATACAGATATTTGTTATCCTGGCTTATGGACATCCCTCTTGGTATTCCTGAGACTTTTATGCTGGATATCAGCCTGCCTGTAAGGGCATCCATAACCGCAATATCTCTTGATTCCCAATTGGAGATATATATTATTTTGCCTTTTCTGTCTGGACATATCACCTTGGGCCAGACTCCCGTCCTGTCTGAGGTGTAGAGGTAGTTTCCGTAGAGGTCAAAGATGTGTATCCTACCTGTTGTCATTTGAGATATCCACAGAAGTCCGTTTACAATAGCAGATTCTACAAAGCCTTTCTCTAAAGCAAACTGCTTTGGCACTTCTGCTCTCTTTATATAGGAGAAATCCTGTCCGTTAAATATATCCACACCATTGTCATCAAGAAGAGCAACATATAGATAGTGTCCGTCGGGAGAAAAGCTAACGCTTTTGGGTTGGCTTCCAGTGGGGTATTCTCCTATCAGAGAAAGGCGGGACGCCGTTCGGTATAATTTATCTTCTATATATGTAGGTTTTATGAGTTTTATATTGATACGCTTGTCGTAATACCCAGGTGCCCTGAGTATTAGCTCATATTTGCCATAGGGTAAATCATAGTAACGTATATTTTCTAAGGTTTTGTAGGGGGATAAAGGTTTCTCGTCCAGTAAAAGTACATAGTCGGTTGGGAATATTTTTAAAGACAGGGTTATTGCTTCTGCCCTTAAAGTAAAAAAAAGAGCGAGAAGTATAAAAAGAGTCTTTTTCATTGGAGAAGGGTCTACCTCCTAAACATTTTTTTTATGCGTTTATGATAAGTCTGTCTTATGTTCTCTGCAAGACGGTAAAATGAGTATGCTGCTTTATTTAAAGGGATATCCCAACAGCCCGCGCGCTTTACTGTTTTTCCTCCAAAACCGGTCTTAAAGCGATACAGACCATACATAGGGTGTGACGGGTCTGGTGCAGGCGGGATGCCATATAGGTCATAGTGTTTTAACCCTGCTTCTCTTGCCATCTTTATTGTTTCCCACTGTAATAAATACGTGGGCATAATGTTTCTGTGCTCATTGGAGCTTGCTCCATACAGATATGTCGCAGTGTCTCCATAAAAAGAGACTATGTTACCTGCAAGAAGTTTATTGCCATAAAAGGCTCCAAGGAGGAACAAGCTCGGGGTAAGACCTTCCCAGTTTTCTGCAAGCCAAAACAATTTTTTGTAATATTCTTTGCTATGGATACTTATCTTATCTCTTTTTGCAGTCTCTAGATAAAGCTCATACCATGCATCAAAATACTGCTCGTAAGGCAAAACAGCTATCCTTACTCCCTTTTTCTTTGCAAGTCTTATGTTATATCTAGTCTTCTTATGCATTGCAGAAAGTAGTTCTTCTTCAGAATAGTTCAAATCAAGAATAACTGTATCGGGAGGTTGTATATCCACAGGAGACTTTATAAAACCTGCCGGGGAAGTAGAATCTGGATGTTTTTCCCAACCGATGTCAATCCGGGTAAATATAATATTATAAGGAGATAAGGCTTCACAGGCAGAAGACAGGTCACAGATAAGCCTGTAATCTGGGCTAGCTTTATAAAAAGGATGTGGTATATAAGCAAGATAAGAGCCGCCTGCAAGTCTGCGATATAAGACAAGGACAGAGCTGCCATGGGAGGACTGCATAGCAAGAGCATCCCAGCCAAAGCATGCTTTAAAAGCCCCCCAGAACCCGCTTTGGAGCAGGTTGGGAGACTCTAGCTCTGCAAGATCTGTTTTTTTCCAGTCCACGTTTAACCAACGCTCCCGTTCTTTACCTTGACAGTAGAAAGAACAGTCTGTCCTGCAACAAGTCTCCTGCCTCCCACGGTTACGGCACCGTCTTCTACCTTTAACGGGATATCAAAAAACTCATCAATTGTTAGACGTCCGGCATCTGTATAAGAAGAAGGATCGTCCCCTTCTACAACAATAAGAGTCCCAGGCGACACATCATCGGCAAATATCACCTCTACAGTATCGCCTTCCTCTGCCGCAAGCAGCATTCCATTGCTCTTCTCTCCTCTAAGCTTTGCAGGCTGTAGATTCTTTACAACAATAACATTATGCCCTAGAAGTTCTTCTTCTGTATAATAGGGAACAAGACCGGAAACAATCTGAGACTCCTCTCCTCCAAAATCTATTTTCTCTATATATAGCTTTTCCGCATTGGGATGTCTTTTTATTTCCGTTATTTTTGCAACAACAAGCCTTACTTTTTGTCTGAATTTTTCATCCAAAGGAAGTTCTTTTATATCTTCACGCTCTTCCACTGTTTTCTCCTCTCTCTCGGATTGAGAGCCGGAAAATCTATCTCTGAGTTTAGATATCAGCTCATCTTCCAGCCTTGCAAAGAGAATCTCCGGCTGAGATATCTTTTCTATACCGTTACATATACCAAGATCAGCCCACGTAGCAGACACTCCTAGGAAGCCCATAATACGTTTTGCAGTGGCAGGAAGATAGGGCTCTATTAGAACAGCAAGATCCCTTACAAGATAAACAAGATTCTTTATAAGCCTTGCAGCTTTTTCTGGCTCTGTCTTTCTTGTCTTCCAAGGTTCACCTGCCTGAAAAGCCTTATTTCCCATATCTGCCAAGGCAAAGATACCACGCATAGCATCCCTAAGATTAGCCCACTCCAGCTTATCCGTTATGACAGCCTCCTGACTCCTTACCTCTTCCCAGAAAGACTCATCAACTGGAGCATCAGGAACCTTGCCATCATAAAATCTGGATACAAAGGACAAAGTCCTATTTACGAGATTGGAAAAATTACCAATCAACTCGCTGTTTACCTTCTCCTGAAAATCCTTCCATGTAAACATATAGTCAGAAGACTCAGGACGATTATAAAAAAGATAAAAACGCCACACATCTGCAGGAATACCGGTATCCATAGCATCAGTACCAAAAACACCGATACCCCTACTCTTGGAAAATTTACCACTCTCGTAGTTAAGATATTCTGTAGAAGACATAGTCTTAAGCATCGTCCAATTCTCACCCGTACCAAGAAGCGAAGAAGGGAAAATTACAGTATGAAAAGGAATATTGTCCTTTCCGATAAACTGATAAAGCTCCACCTCATCTGGATTTTTCCACCAGTCTTTCCACCTATCCGTTAAAGTAGCTGTTATTGATATATAACCTATTGGGGCATCAAACCATACATAAAACACCTTACCCTCAAATCCCTTCTTGGGTACGGGAACGCCCCATTTAAGATCCCTAGTAATACAACGCTCATGCAGTCCATCCCGTATCCAGCTCTCTGTCATCTTAACAGCATTAGTAGCCCATCTCCCTTCAACAGAAGCCTTCTTGATCCACTCTTTAAGCTTGGGAAGAAGAGCCGGAAGGTCTATATAAAGATGTCTGGTCTCCTTGAGAACAGGCGTAGAGCCATCTATCGCACTTCTGGGATTGATAAGCTCAGTAGGATCAAGGAGCTTACCACAATTCTCACACTGATCTCCTCTTGCATCCTCATAAGAACAATAAGGGCATGTCCCATGAACATATCTGTCCGCAAGAAACATCTCTGATTTCTCGGAATAAAGCTGAGTTATAGTTTTTTCTTTGATATAACCTGCCTTATCCAACTTGAGAAAAATATCCTGAGTAATTTGCGTATGTTCTGGAGTAGACGTCCTTCCCCACTTATCAAAAGCAATCTCAAACCACTTATACACCTCGGTATGAATCGCATGAAACTTATCACAAAGCTCTCTTGGACTTACCCCCTCCTCAAGAGCCCTTGTCTCGGTAGCAGTACCATATTCATCAGTACCACAAATATAAAGAGTCTCATAGCCCGCACTACGACAATAGCGCGCAAAAACATCCGCTGATAGAACCTGGATAAGATTCCCCAGATGCGGAACATTATTAACATAAGGCAAAGCAGAAGTAACCAATCTTTTCTTTTTCATAAAGTTACTATATGCATCAGGAAAACAAAGGTCAAGTCAATAAAAAACAATAAAACAAAGACTTAGTCAGCAAATCTAGCAGAAAACACTCCATTATCGGAAGACAGAATCAACACATCTCCGTCAAAAAACACACTGGCAGACTGTTCATTATAGGAAAAATCCACAACACTACCGCCCCTTTCTGACGGAAACAACTCCAAAACAGAATACAAATCCACAGCAACATCCTTATCACTATAGGACACAACAAGAACATTGGCACGAGAAGAAAGAGGCTCTACA is a window encoding:
- a CDS encoding beta-propeller fold lactonase family protein, coding for MKKTLFILLALFFTLRAEAITLSLKIFPTDYVLLLDEKPLSPYKTLENIRYYDLPYGKYELILRAPGYYDKRINIKLIKPTYIEDKLYRTASRLSLIGEYPTGSQPKSVSFSPDGHYLYVALLDDNGVDIFNGQDFSYIKRAEVPKQFALEKGFVESAIVNGLLWISQMTTGRIHIFDLYGNYLYTSDRTGVWPKVICPDRKGKIIYISNWESRDIAVMDALTGRLISSIKVSGIPRGMSISQDNKYLYVCNYEKGLIEKIDTEKKEVIKTIDNGFGARRHIVMDRYGEFAYISDMYKGTIAKLELKTDKILLEKYIGPKLNTIDISSDGKFLFVSSRGHNNPETYLKKGPDFGRVYVLDTSDLSIVDWVWGRNQPTGLAISPDDKFLVFSDFLDGNIEVYDISRLWNDLSD
- a CDS encoding peptidoglycan bridge formation glycyltransferase FemA/FemB family protein, producing the protein MDWKKTDLAELESPNLLQSGFWGAFKACFGWDALAMQSSHGSSVLVLYRRLAGGSYLAYIPHPFYKASPDYRLICDLSSACEALSPYNIIFTRIDIGWEKHPDSTSPAGFIKSPVDIQPPDTVILDLNYSEEELLSAMHKKTRYNIRLAKKKGVRIAVLPYEQYFDAWYELYLETAKRDKISIHSKEYYKKLFWLAENWEGLTPSLFLLGAFYGNKLLAGNIVSFYGDTATYLYGASSNEHRNIMPTYLLQWETIKMAREAGLKHYDLYGIPPAPDPSHPMYGLYRFKTGFGGKTVKRAGCWDIPLNKAAYSFYRLAENIRQTYHKRIKKMFRR
- the metG gene encoding methionine--tRNA ligase: MKKKRLVTSALPYVNNVPHLGNLIQVLSADVFARYCRSAGYETLYICGTDEYGTATETRALEEGVSPRELCDKFHAIHTEVYKWFEIAFDKWGRTSTPEHTQITQDIFLKLDKAGYIKEKTITQLYSEKSEMFLADRYVHGTCPYCSYEDARGDQCENCGKLLDPTELINPRSAIDGSTPVLKETRHLYIDLPALLPKLKEWIKKASVEGRWATNAVKMTESWIRDGLHERCITRDLKWGVPVPKKGFEGKVFYVWFDAPIGYISITATLTDRWKDWWKNPDEVELYQFIGKDNIPFHTVIFPSSLLGTGENWTMLKTMSSTEYLNYESGKFSKSRGIGVFGTDAMDTGIPADVWRFYLFYNRPESSDYMFTWKDFQEKVNSELIGNFSNLVNRTLSFVSRFYDGKVPDAPVDESFWEEVRSQEAVITDKLEWANLRDAMRGIFALADMGNKAFQAGEPWKTRKTEPEKAARLIKNLVYLVRDLAVLIEPYLPATAKRIMGFLGVSATWADLGICNGIEKISQPEILFARLEDELISKLRDRFSGSQSEREEKTVEEREDIKELPLDEKFRQKVRLVVAKITEIKRHPNAEKLYIEKIDFGGEESQIVSGLVPYYTEEELLGHNVIVVKNLQPAKLRGEKSNGMLLAAEEGDTVEVIFADDVSPGTLIVVEGDDPSSYTDAGRLTIDEFFDIPLKVEDGAVTVGGRRLVAGQTVLSTVKVKNGSVG